The Primulina eburnea isolate SZY01 chromosome 12, ASM2296580v1, whole genome shotgun sequence genome includes the window ATCTGATCTTTGAGCTCCTTCGTCTCTGCAGGCGCTAACCGGTAGGGTGCTTTAGATATCGGAATTGTGCCTAGCATGAGCTCAATAGAGAATTCCACCTCTCTGTCTGGTGGAATGCCTGAAACATCGTCAGAGAAAACACCGGAGAACTCTCTGACCACATAAAAGTCCTCTAGCCTCCGCTCGACTGGCTGAGACACTGACATGATGCTGGCCAAAAAACTTCTGTCAACCCCTCctcataagcttcctcgcacacatGCAGGAAATGACGTGCGACATCTGCCGATGTCTAGCTGCATAAAAAACAAATTGCTTCCCACTGGGCGGTCTGACAGACACTGACTTCTGTCGAAAATCTATGACTGCTCCATGAGAAGATAGATAGTCCATGCCCCAAGATGATGTTGAACTTTGGTAATGGCAGCATTAATAAATCTATGTGCATCATATACTTTTGTAACTGAAGCTCCAATCCCTTCACTATCTGAGAAGTGAACATCTGATCTCCGAAAGGGATCGATACTCTAAACCCTGAATCCATCACTACTCGTATGATTCCTAGTCGCTTGACGAATGACTCGGATATAAACGAATGCGTAGCCCttgaatctagcaatgcatgcGTGGCTACACCTGCAATAGATATCCTACCTACGACAAAATATACCATCAAATCTAGTAGTGTTGAACTTAAGGAATTTCTTAATGGCAATTAACCCAAAATCCTCAAACAATCACTGAAATAACCCAAACATTCCAAAAATTCCAAATTTAATCCTCAGaaaatcaaaaatttcaaattagcCCCTCCAAGTTCTGAAAATTGCACCGGGtccttcaaattttcaaaattacaaTATGAACCTTTCTCAATTTCGAATTCAAATCCAAGAATTCTCGATTTTTTTTGCaattaggtcctcaaattataaGTTATTACAAATGGGTCcctaaaattctaaaatcaaacaaTTAAATTCTTCATCCAAAataggtagagcatgcatcctaattcCTTCTATGTTATCAATCTCGCAATTTAATCCTCATGCAAGCATAAATCCATGCAATTATGCGacaattaaaatcttaaacaaaagAGTTACCCGTAATCAATGTCGAGTCTGGCTCTGCCTCAATCTCCTCGGCATGCATCACATAAGCCCGGCTAGTAATGGGGCCCTTGTTCCGAGGGCAATCCGCTGCTTTATGGCCCTCCTATCCGCAAAAGAAGCATTTAAAGGTTCCCCACCTGCACTCGCCAAAATGGAACATGCTTCTGTGGCCTCCTAAACTGCCCTTGGGGCTTCTGCTTCCCTTGCTGACTCGGCGGCCCAGTAAACTGGTTTTTCTGAGGCCGGGAACTGGACTGAGTCTTATGCCGCTTCCTATGAATCTTGGGTTCTATTTCTCGCAGTGTCTGCTCTGCCTGAAAAGCACAGACAGTGGCCTCATCATAACCTGTCGGCCTCATCATCATGACGTACCGGCGAAGAGTGGGTGTTAGTCCATCTaggaaatgcctcagcttctggATGGCATCTCCCGCTATCATGGCCACAAAATGACAGCCCCTGTCAAACTTGTGGATAAAATCCGCCACAGATAAGTCCCCCTGCCGGAGACTCATGAATTCCCTCGTCACGCGGCCCCTAACGTCAGCTGGGAAATACTTCCTGAAGAACATCTCCCTAAACCTGGCCCAAGTGAGAGTAGCAACATCCACTGCATGTGAAGCTCTCTCCAACCACAGTGATGCGTTGTCCCTCAGCATATAAATGGCGCACCTGGCCCGGTCACCATCCCTCATCTGTAAGCACTCAAAGTGTAACTCTAGAGACCTAATCCATCCCTCTTGCCACAAATGGATCGGTGGTACCCCCGAACTCCTTCGGGTTAAGCCAGCCAAACTGCTAAAACACATCTGTCTGAGGCCTAGAAGCCTGCTGTACCTACTCCAGTAGCCTAGCCATACCCTCCAAAACTCGGGTAGTTGGGTCCAAAGGCAGTGGTGGGGGTGGAGTATCAACGCTGGAGTCGCGTCTGGGAGGGATGATCTGAATACAGTTCAATTTGTAAACGTAACCCATCATGTAATCAATCtagttttttataataataaacctCAAATCGTAACGGTAGTTAAACATGTACAATGGATCATCGTAAAGCATAAATCATGTTAACATGCATGTGATaatagtaaatcatttaaaatgtttGAAACttaaaagcttacagacttaaggcttgaagactgagcgacagaagctggcggtggcacaaccctatacaggacccttgcttTGATATCAACTGAAATGCCTAATcattttaaaagtgcggaattgtttttttttttaaaaaaaaaaaactcacattttcgaaataacatttaaaataatcataattatttgacaataaaaataatgCAGTTTAAACTAACCAAACTCAtccaaaatcatacgtaaacataaacgagtaaaaatcttaaaatcatcaacgtaaTAAAATGTTCATCTCCTCTCAAATCTAATGAATCGTAATGCAGAAaacatgcggtcctcgggtcgtgtcaccgcaccaAGTCTGCCTACTTAGATTTCGGCACCTCCAATCTCCACACcatcaagctcacctgcatcacacatgtctagtgagtctaaagactcaacacacatgtaccaGAAATAATATGTACATAgacatagcacacagcagtgaaaaatatcatactcaacatatctttcatgaattcaaaagcatgaacataaacgtgtcgtgtaaaatcatatcgtgtcaaagcatgtcatctcatgtcatcatatacgtacaAATTTTCATTTAAATGAATTTAGTTCATtatttgtgactttcgtatcatctctatcgatggatccatctacgtataaccacggtATCGGGCGgtagggacatcagcgacagaaTTACCCGTCCACTAAGccttggcctcagctcatcatatctcatgtcattgTATACATATagatcgtcagtcacaaccaattacCATCCTTCAAAACtatcatcatattcaccacttaagaaaaatatgcatatacgtaacttttttcttaaaatcaagcatgcaccgaatttattataatttcacaaaaatcataaacatgatgcacaaacatttaaaacatgataaaatgtgatgagggcgctgccaggaccaaaatctcaccccaggtgcaaaatgaccattttgcccctagaaacccaaatataccgttttacccttggacctcaaaaatttgacccgaagcttacataactccttaaaatatcccaaaacatattcaTAAACATTCTTAGATGTATACTCGAGCCCAATATCAAACTTAACCGATCCGTTTTAAAACTAGCACCGGAGTTCCGGTTTCAACCTGAATCGAACTGAAACTTAACTAATTTTTTTCCAACTTTTACCACAACttaaaaaaacttaaaagaCCCTAAAACCATCAATACTAAGCCCTTAAACATCTCGGAGTGGCCCTACAAGTTGCTGGAAGTTTTCATCTATTCTCTTATCCAACCCTCCATGCACCACCCGAACTCTAGCACCCCTAGGCTCGCACCAGTCTCGAGCCAAGCCATCTAGGACCTAGACACCAAACCCACAGACCAATCTCCATGTACGCTGGAAATCGCAATCGATCACTTGCTCTCAAAAACCAGTAGCCGCGACTAACTCTCATAGGCACACTCTATCGGATTCAGGGACGGTTCCAGCAGCGTTCGAGCCATCCTCAGCCTTGACTCAGACCCCAAACGTCCTGGTTTAAGCCTTGGATCACCTCTTGCACCGCTGGTTCCAACCCATTCACGCAATCTCCCTCAAACCCACACCAACGCAGCAGCCCTCTCTCGGCCTTTCAACCTACAGCCCCAACAACGATTCTACTCCTCAAGACAACCTCTTGTCATCATGTTCAGTTCCTAAACCATCACGAACCACAGCCCCTTGCACAACATACAAGAACAATGTGAGTAGTTCTtaagaaaatgaaagaaaagaaACCAAATCATTTGATCTCTATGCAAGGTGATGGATCGAGATTTTCACACATAAAGAAACATAGAACAGTAGGTATACAACATATGTGATGCAAAAATAACGGTACAAGGCGTGCCTTGATGTAATAGACGTGAGGAGATCGAAGAACGAGTGCCGAAAGAATTTTTTTTCAAGAACAAGCTTTTGCCGAGGGAACCTTCATCTGTGGAAGGGTATAAAACCGAGAAAAAGTTTGTCGAGGGAAGGGTTTCGGCTCATGGAgtgattaggtttaggttaagtgAGTTTAAGTTGTTAATTAAATAGTAATCTAGTCGATAATGGGCCCTAAATTGccaattaaaagtttaaaaagagttttaagcccaataagcttaaaagtaggctcATTAAGTCCAAACACaatcccaaaaaatatttcgtttggGTACattcttgaaaatattagccgaaccctcaaaaagtccctcgATTctataaaatttacgtaccgctAAAAAATATGCTCtgacgggtaaaaatacccaacaaagcctgattcttgaaaaatacctttaaaacaatttttattaattaataaaa containing:
- the LOC140806654 gene encoding uncharacterized protein; translated protein: MCFSSLAGLTRRSSGVPPIHLWQEGWIRSLELHFECLQMRDGDRARCAIYMLRDNASLWLERASHAVDVATLTWARFREMFFRKYFPADVRGRVTREFMSLRQGDLSVADFIHKFDRGCHFVAMIAGDAIQKLRHFLDGLTPTLRRYVMMMRPTGYDEATVCAFQAEQTLREIEPKIHRKRHKTQSSSRPQKNQFTGPPSQQGKQKPQGQFRRPQKHVPFWRVQVGNL